A section of the Sebastes fasciatus isolate fSebFas1 chromosome 21, fSebFas1.pri, whole genome shotgun sequence genome encodes:
- the prpf4bb gene encoding pre-mRNA processing factor 4Bb isoform X1, whose translation MADVEMDIASTRMNNGNEHVKSVGLLKVPYCKKKQDLESHEKSGNEDSGEMSEEEEEEEEEEEAETNGEKTEEGAKHPPHSSSGKHKRKKHKHRSKHKKHKHASDEDKDRKRKHRHKHRKHKRKTEGSSPSAAALFATSGHRKIESSPSSGNPSLDDRALLEDLEKQRAMIKAELDSQLMEGKVQSGMGLILQGYNSGSEEDGDGRIRNGEQRQRGSSGKPISPRGGKGGKSRRDSTEGGKSSSKRRSRSKSADRLGQAKEPKQDKVTKTAKDTAVKERGRGRSRSKDRKHSDSTDMSKERTMKSNSPTSWRGEQKGGRADKRPSPQRDDRPNQERAGRRSRSPGRERPGRSDADKDKRPAKSPSKDASSGKENRSPHRRGPPSPMRKRSVSPRHRDAHPAIAAERAAKQGNSPSRIRSPPRRPRSRSPDPRRRDIDRQDSPMRKRPRPDMGQGRDWSRENSPRLGARRRMSRSPLRRRSQSPRRRSRSSPRRRSRSPLAHRSGERDRYGRLRQYRRSMSRDRDRRRRRSRDEDKFKGSLSEGMKVERESSGEEVLEDFDGEEVDEEAVIEQRRQQRLAIVQKYKIGTDDSNMVSEPSSPQSSTRSRSPSPDDILERVAADVKEYERENLNTFEASIKAKHNLIAQEKDGANPKKPSAPDMFTESDDMFAADFDSARMRAAGVGKDFKENPNLRDNWTDAEGYYRVNIGETLDKRYDVYGYTGQGVFSNVIRARDTARAGQEVAVKIIRNNELMQKTGLKELEFLKKLNDADPDDKFHCLRLFRHFYHKQHLCLVFEPLSMNLREVLKKYGKDVGLHIKAVRSYSQQLFLALKLLKRCNILHADIKPDNILVNESKTILKLCDFGSASHVADNDITPYLVSRFYRAPEIIIGKPYDYGIDMWSVGCTLYELYTGKILFPGSSNNHMIKLAMDLKGKMPNKMIRKGLFKDQHFDQNLNFLYIEVDKVTEREKVTVMSTINPTKDLLTDMIGGQRLPEDQRKKVMQLKDLLDGTLMLDPAKRISINQALQHPFIQEKI comes from the exons GAAGCAGGATCTGGAGAGCCATGAAAAAAGTGGAAATGAGGACAGTGGAGAAATgtctgaggaagaagaagaagaggaggaagag GAGGAGGCCGAGACTAATGGCGAGAAGACGGAAGAGGGGGCCAAACATccaccacacagcagcagcgggaaacacaagaggaaaaaacacaagCATCGCAGTaagcacaaaaaacacaagcatGCCTCCGACGAGGACAAGGACCGCAAACGCAAGCACCGTcacaaacacaggaaacacaaaCGCAAAACGGAGGGCTCCTCCCCCTCTGCTGCCGCCCTCTTTGCCACCTCCGGCCACAGAAAAATCGagtcctctccctcctctggaAACCCGAGTCTGGACGACCGGGCACTGCTGGAGGATCTGGAGAAGCAGAGGGCCATGATCAAAGCTGAGCTGGACAGCCAGTTGATGGAGGGAAAGGTCCAGTCAGGCATGGGCCTGATCCTCCAGGGTTATAACTCTGGATCAGAAGAGGATGGAGACGGTCGGATTAGAAATGGAGAGCAGCGTCAAAGGGGCAGCTCAGGGAAACCCATATCTCCCAGAGGGGGAAAAGGTGGGAAATCTAGACGGGACTCAACAGAGGGCGGCAAGTCCAGCTCCAAGCGTCGTAGTCGCAGTAAGTCTGCGGACAGGCTAGGACAAGCCAAGGAGCCTAAGCAGGACAAGGTGACCAAAACCGCCAAGGACACAGCGGTTAAAGAGAGAGGCCGCGGCAGGAGCAGGTCGAAAGACAGAAAGCACTCAGACAGCACTGACATGTCCAAGGAGAGAACCATGAAGTCCAACTCCCCTACCAgctggagaggagagcagaaagGCGGCCGCGCTGATAAACGTCCCTCTCCACAGCGGGACGACAGACCAAACCAGGAGAGAGCAGGCCGGCGGTCCAGATCACCTGGACGAGAACGACCAGGTCGCTCGGATGCCGACAAGGACAAACGGCCGGCCAAGTCCCCGTCCAAGGACGCTTCATCTGGGAAAGAGAACCGCTCCCCTCATAGACGAGGGCCTCCCAGCCCCATGAGGAAACGCAGTGTTTCCCCTCGCCACCGAGACGCCCACCCGGCTATTGCCGCAGAGAGGGCGGCGAAGCAAGGCAACTCTCCATCCAGAATCAGGTCCCCGCCCAGGAGACCCCGCAGCCGCTCACCAGACCccaggaggagggacattgacaGACAGGACTCACCAATGAG GAAGCGTCCCCGGCCAGACATGGGGCAAGGCAGAGATTGGTCAAGAGAGAACAGTCCCAGATTAGGAGCTCGCCGCAGAATGAGCCGCTCACCTCTGAGACGACGGTCCCAATCACCACGACGACGCTCCCGCTCCTCCCCCCGCAGACGGAGCAGGTCTCCTCTGGCACACAG GTCCGGGGAGAGAGACCGGTACGGTAGGCTTAGACAGTACCGACGCTCTATGTCCCGCGATCGGGACAGGAGAAGAAGACGCAGCAGAGACGAGGACAAATTCAAGGGCAGCCTTTCAGAGGGCATGAAAGTCGAACGGGAATCCTCAGGGGAAGAAGT gtTAGAGGACTTTGATGGAGAGGAGGTAGATGAAGAAGCTGTCATTGAACAGCGCCGCCAGCAGCGCCTGGCCATCGTCCAG AAATACAAGATCGGGACTGACGACAGCAACATGGTGTCGGAGCCCAGCAGCCCTCAGAGCAGCACGCGCAGCCGGTCGCCCTCGCCCGATGACATCCTGGAGCGAGTAGCCGCGGACGTCAAGGAGTACGAACGCGAGAACCTCAACACCTTTGAGGCCAGCATCAAAGCCAAGCACAACCTCATCGCCCAGGAGAAAGACG gaGCCAACCCAAAGAAGCCTTCAGCCCCCGACATGTTTACGGAGTCAGATGACATGTTCGCTGCCGACTTTGAT AGTGCCAGGATGAGAGCAGCAGGTGTAGGGAAGGACTTCAAGGAGAACCCCAACCTCAGGGACAACTGGACCGATGCTGAGGGCTACTACC GGGTGAACATCGGGGAGACACTCGACAAGCGTTATGATGTTTACGGTTACACCGGCCAGGGTGTCTTCAGCAACGTGATCAGAGCCAGGGACACCGCCAGGGCCGGCCAGGAGGTGGCAGTCAAGATCATCCGAAACAATGAGCTCAT GCAGAAGACAGGGCTGAAAGAGTTAGAATTCCTCAAGAAGCTGAATGACGCCGACCCTGATGACAAGTTCCACTGCCTTCGTCTCTTCAGGCACTTCTACCACAAGCAGCATCTCTGTCTGGTGTTTGAGCCTCTCAG TATGAATTTGCGAGAGGTGCTGAAGAAGTACGGTAAAGACGTCGGGCTCCACATCAAGGCTGTGCGCtcctacagccagcagctcttCTTGGCCCTCAAGCTGCTCAAACGATGCAACATCCTCCACGCTGACATCAAGCCAGACAACATCCTG GTGAATGAGTCAAAGACTATTCTGAAATTGTGTGACTTCGGTTCTGCATCCCATGTCGCCGACAACGACATCACCCCGTACCTGGTCAGCAGATTCTACAGAGCTCCAGAAATCA TCATTGGAAAGCCGTACGACTACGGGATCGACATGTGGTCTGTTGGCTGCACTTTATATGAGCTTTACACTGGCAAAATCCTGTTTCCTGGATCTTCCAACAATCACATGATCAAACTCGCCATGGACCTCAAGGGCAAGATGCCCAACAAG ATGATCCGTAAAGGCTTGTTCAAAGACCAGCACTTCGATCAGAATCTGAACTTCTTGTACATTGAAGTCGACAAAGTGACAGAAAGG GAGAAGGTGACGGTGATGAGCACCATCAACCCCACCAAAGACCTGCTGACGGACATGATCGGAGGCCAGCGACTGCCCGAGGACCAGAGGAAGAAAGTGATGCAGCTGAAGGACCTGCTGGATGGCACCCTGATGCTGGACCCAGCCAAACGCATCAGCATCAACCAGGCCCTGCAGCACcctttcatccaggagaagATCTGA
- the prpf4bb gene encoding pre-mRNA processing factor 4Bb isoform X2 has protein sequence MADVEMDIASTRMNNGNEHVKQDLESHEKSGNEDSGEMSEEEEEEEEEEEAETNGEKTEEGAKHPPHSSSGKHKRKKHKHRSKHKKHKHASDEDKDRKRKHRHKHRKHKRKTEGSSPSAAALFATSGHRKIESSPSSGNPSLDDRALLEDLEKQRAMIKAELDSQLMEGKVQSGMGLILQGYNSGSEEDGDGRIRNGEQRQRGSSGKPISPRGGKGGKSRRDSTEGGKSSSKRRSRSKSADRLGQAKEPKQDKVTKTAKDTAVKERGRGRSRSKDRKHSDSTDMSKERTMKSNSPTSWRGEQKGGRADKRPSPQRDDRPNQERAGRRSRSPGRERPGRSDADKDKRPAKSPSKDASSGKENRSPHRRGPPSPMRKRSVSPRHRDAHPAIAAERAAKQGNSPSRIRSPPRRPRSRSPDPRRRDIDRQDSPMRKRPRPDMGQGRDWSRENSPRLGARRRMSRSPLRRRSQSPRRRSRSSPRRRSRSPLAHRSGERDRYGRLRQYRRSMSRDRDRRRRRSRDEDKFKGSLSEGMKVERESSGEEVLEDFDGEEVDEEAVIEQRRQQRLAIVQKYKIGTDDSNMVSEPSSPQSSTRSRSPSPDDILERVAADVKEYERENLNTFEASIKAKHNLIAQEKDGANPKKPSAPDMFTESDDMFAADFDSARMRAAGVGKDFKENPNLRDNWTDAEGYYRVNIGETLDKRYDVYGYTGQGVFSNVIRARDTARAGQEVAVKIIRNNELMQKTGLKELEFLKKLNDADPDDKFHCLRLFRHFYHKQHLCLVFEPLSMNLREVLKKYGKDVGLHIKAVRSYSQQLFLALKLLKRCNILHADIKPDNILVNESKTILKLCDFGSASHVADNDITPYLVSRFYRAPEIIIGKPYDYGIDMWSVGCTLYELYTGKILFPGSSNNHMIKLAMDLKGKMPNKMIRKGLFKDQHFDQNLNFLYIEVDKVTEREKVTVMSTINPTKDLLTDMIGGQRLPEDQRKKVMQLKDLLDGTLMLDPAKRISINQALQHPFIQEKI, from the exons GAAGCAGGATCTGGAGAGCCATGAAAAAAGTGGAAATGAGGACAGTGGAGAAATgtctgaggaagaagaagaagaggaggaagag GAGGAGGCCGAGACTAATGGCGAGAAGACGGAAGAGGGGGCCAAACATccaccacacagcagcagcgggaaacacaagaggaaaaaacacaagCATCGCAGTaagcacaaaaaacacaagcatGCCTCCGACGAGGACAAGGACCGCAAACGCAAGCACCGTcacaaacacaggaaacacaaaCGCAAAACGGAGGGCTCCTCCCCCTCTGCTGCCGCCCTCTTTGCCACCTCCGGCCACAGAAAAATCGagtcctctccctcctctggaAACCCGAGTCTGGACGACCGGGCACTGCTGGAGGATCTGGAGAAGCAGAGGGCCATGATCAAAGCTGAGCTGGACAGCCAGTTGATGGAGGGAAAGGTCCAGTCAGGCATGGGCCTGATCCTCCAGGGTTATAACTCTGGATCAGAAGAGGATGGAGACGGTCGGATTAGAAATGGAGAGCAGCGTCAAAGGGGCAGCTCAGGGAAACCCATATCTCCCAGAGGGGGAAAAGGTGGGAAATCTAGACGGGACTCAACAGAGGGCGGCAAGTCCAGCTCCAAGCGTCGTAGTCGCAGTAAGTCTGCGGACAGGCTAGGACAAGCCAAGGAGCCTAAGCAGGACAAGGTGACCAAAACCGCCAAGGACACAGCGGTTAAAGAGAGAGGCCGCGGCAGGAGCAGGTCGAAAGACAGAAAGCACTCAGACAGCACTGACATGTCCAAGGAGAGAACCATGAAGTCCAACTCCCCTACCAgctggagaggagagcagaaagGCGGCCGCGCTGATAAACGTCCCTCTCCACAGCGGGACGACAGACCAAACCAGGAGAGAGCAGGCCGGCGGTCCAGATCACCTGGACGAGAACGACCAGGTCGCTCGGATGCCGACAAGGACAAACGGCCGGCCAAGTCCCCGTCCAAGGACGCTTCATCTGGGAAAGAGAACCGCTCCCCTCATAGACGAGGGCCTCCCAGCCCCATGAGGAAACGCAGTGTTTCCCCTCGCCACCGAGACGCCCACCCGGCTATTGCCGCAGAGAGGGCGGCGAAGCAAGGCAACTCTCCATCCAGAATCAGGTCCCCGCCCAGGAGACCCCGCAGCCGCTCACCAGACCccaggaggagggacattgacaGACAGGACTCACCAATGAG GAAGCGTCCCCGGCCAGACATGGGGCAAGGCAGAGATTGGTCAAGAGAGAACAGTCCCAGATTAGGAGCTCGCCGCAGAATGAGCCGCTCACCTCTGAGACGACGGTCCCAATCACCACGACGACGCTCCCGCTCCTCCCCCCGCAGACGGAGCAGGTCTCCTCTGGCACACAG GTCCGGGGAGAGAGACCGGTACGGTAGGCTTAGACAGTACCGACGCTCTATGTCCCGCGATCGGGACAGGAGAAGAAGACGCAGCAGAGACGAGGACAAATTCAAGGGCAGCCTTTCAGAGGGCATGAAAGTCGAACGGGAATCCTCAGGGGAAGAAGT gtTAGAGGACTTTGATGGAGAGGAGGTAGATGAAGAAGCTGTCATTGAACAGCGCCGCCAGCAGCGCCTGGCCATCGTCCAG AAATACAAGATCGGGACTGACGACAGCAACATGGTGTCGGAGCCCAGCAGCCCTCAGAGCAGCACGCGCAGCCGGTCGCCCTCGCCCGATGACATCCTGGAGCGAGTAGCCGCGGACGTCAAGGAGTACGAACGCGAGAACCTCAACACCTTTGAGGCCAGCATCAAAGCCAAGCACAACCTCATCGCCCAGGAGAAAGACG gaGCCAACCCAAAGAAGCCTTCAGCCCCCGACATGTTTACGGAGTCAGATGACATGTTCGCTGCCGACTTTGAT AGTGCCAGGATGAGAGCAGCAGGTGTAGGGAAGGACTTCAAGGAGAACCCCAACCTCAGGGACAACTGGACCGATGCTGAGGGCTACTACC GGGTGAACATCGGGGAGACACTCGACAAGCGTTATGATGTTTACGGTTACACCGGCCAGGGTGTCTTCAGCAACGTGATCAGAGCCAGGGACACCGCCAGGGCCGGCCAGGAGGTGGCAGTCAAGATCATCCGAAACAATGAGCTCAT GCAGAAGACAGGGCTGAAAGAGTTAGAATTCCTCAAGAAGCTGAATGACGCCGACCCTGATGACAAGTTCCACTGCCTTCGTCTCTTCAGGCACTTCTACCACAAGCAGCATCTCTGTCTGGTGTTTGAGCCTCTCAG TATGAATTTGCGAGAGGTGCTGAAGAAGTACGGTAAAGACGTCGGGCTCCACATCAAGGCTGTGCGCtcctacagccagcagctcttCTTGGCCCTCAAGCTGCTCAAACGATGCAACATCCTCCACGCTGACATCAAGCCAGACAACATCCTG GTGAATGAGTCAAAGACTATTCTGAAATTGTGTGACTTCGGTTCTGCATCCCATGTCGCCGACAACGACATCACCCCGTACCTGGTCAGCAGATTCTACAGAGCTCCAGAAATCA TCATTGGAAAGCCGTACGACTACGGGATCGACATGTGGTCTGTTGGCTGCACTTTATATGAGCTTTACACTGGCAAAATCCTGTTTCCTGGATCTTCCAACAATCACATGATCAAACTCGCCATGGACCTCAAGGGCAAGATGCCCAACAAG ATGATCCGTAAAGGCTTGTTCAAAGACCAGCACTTCGATCAGAATCTGAACTTCTTGTACATTGAAGTCGACAAAGTGACAGAAAGG GAGAAGGTGACGGTGATGAGCACCATCAACCCCACCAAAGACCTGCTGACGGACATGATCGGAGGCCAGCGACTGCCCGAGGACCAGAGGAAGAAAGTGATGCAGCTGAAGGACCTGCTGGATGGCACCCTGATGCTGGACCCAGCCAAACGCATCAGCATCAACCAGGCCCTGCAGCACcctttcatccaggagaagATCTGA